The following proteins are co-located in the Elusimicrobiota bacterium genome:
- the pgl gene encoding 6-phosphogluconolactonase, with product MHPRPEVRVFDDAAALARAAAALVVEEALAAAARGVFRLVLCGGRTPKALFFLLAGPAGVGLPWERTHVFFSDERHVPPTHPESNVRLVRDLLLDRVPVPKEQVHAMPVGGSPDDDARRHEDELRRHFAGASPSFDLALLGLGEDGHTASLFPDSPALEEKTRWVLAVRGPKPPYARLTMTFPLLDAARHAVLLVSGEGKAGPLRALLDVSAEPRTLPAALLRPSRRLSVLADRDAAQDIPSSRS from the coding sequence ATGCACCCCCGTCCCGAGGTCCGGGTCTTCGACGATGCCGCCGCGCTCGCGCGGGCCGCCGCCGCCCTGGTCGTCGAGGAGGCCCTCGCCGCGGCCGCGCGCGGGGTCTTCCGGCTCGTGCTCTGCGGCGGACGCACTCCCAAGGCCCTCTTCTTCCTCCTCGCCGGCCCCGCGGGGGTGGGGCTGCCGTGGGAACGCACGCACGTCTTCTTCAGCGACGAGCGGCACGTCCCGCCGACGCACCCCGAGAGCAACGTCCGCCTCGTCCGCGACCTCCTGCTCGACCGCGTCCCGGTCCCGAAGGAGCAGGTCCACGCGATGCCGGTCGGGGGGTCGCCCGACGACGACGCGCGCCGGCATGAAGACGAGCTGCGCCGCCATTTCGCCGGCGCCTCGCCCTCCTTCGACCTCGCCCTCCTCGGTCTCGGGGAGGACGGCCACACGGCTTCGCTCTTCCCGGATTCGCCCGCTCTGGAGGAGAAGACGCGCTGGGTCCTCGCCGTGCGGGGACCCAAGCCGCCCTATGCCCGGCTGACGATGACCTTCCCGCTCCTCGACGCGGCCCGCCACGCCGTCCTGCTCGTCTCCGGGGAAGGGAAAGCCGGCCCCCTGCGCGCCCTGCTCGACGTGAGCGCGGAGCCGCGGACCCTCCCGGCAGCGCTCCTGCGCCCTTCCCGGCGGCTGAGCGTCCTCGCCGACCGCGACGCCGCGCAAGACATCCCCTCCTCCCGGTCCTAG
- a CDS encoding ABC transporter transmembrane domain-containing protein, whose product MRRPGVALVLTALLTLGAPGSGPWSAFAQTVVRAVPQGTTAPAFAPSGVRLPSSAASFSAPGLLIGPTILPALPSLRPRSDRGLTTDTAKPAAFLTAAAPAVRMLPGASAQAAAAASAPTALPAPAMEPEKTDAALGTLSATVKDARNAPSASLRLLFDGARRGVEAPDPDAVEGSEDGGKDLSSVGLPPSGLARPEPARGPRGFKGVAAVVREMALGQAEVAPLLEPYRRQMNAARLMLIAKAGLSTAMAYSVGALVDAALAGALPSVMLWLGALAAVTVVKAVNQRFYAVVASGLRERLRRDFRLRLFEILLRMKDPGEDAAQLASRLSVDVGRITTKNVTIPIQFPHLVIQFALATGFLVASSPLIAAIALVALPLLGWLSWRYGRRSAALQERAATQGADTTRIAAEHLARLPADEAGRNAAVESYREGVDGFLKTMLDLFRIYANFDALREVLQAAFTDILTLGVGLTSFLLTGAPTIGHVMSLRGYAKDLRGAVDGIVDAYTDGKEAEGGTRRILELLRGAPAQPPAPSR is encoded by the coding sequence ATGAGACGCCCGGGCGTGGCGCTCGTCCTCACCGCCCTCCTGACCCTCGGAGCCCCGGGGTCCGGCCCCTGGTCGGCGTTCGCCCAGACCGTCGTCCGCGCGGTCCCGCAGGGAACGACCGCTCCCGCTTTCGCGCCCTCCGGAGTCCGTCTTCCTTCGAGCGCCGCCTCCTTCTCCGCGCCGGGCCTCCTCATCGGGCCGACGATCCTCCCCGCCCTTCCCTCCCTCCGGCCGCGCTCGGACCGCGGCCTGACGACGGACACGGCGAAGCCGGCGGCCTTCCTCACCGCCGCCGCTCCCGCCGTCCGCATGCTTCCCGGAGCGTCGGCACAGGCCGCCGCGGCCGCCTCCGCTCCGACGGCCCTCCCCGCTCCCGCGATGGAGCCGGAAAAGACCGACGCGGCTCTCGGGACGCTGAGCGCGACCGTGAAGGACGCGCGAAACGCGCCCTCGGCCTCCCTGCGCCTCCTCTTCGACGGCGCGCGCCGCGGCGTCGAGGCCCCGGACCCGGACGCCGTCGAAGGCTCCGAGGATGGGGGAAAGGACCTCTCTTCGGTGGGCCTCCCGCCTTCCGGTCTGGCCCGACCGGAGCCCGCGCGCGGCCCGCGGGGGTTCAAAGGCGTCGCCGCGGTCGTCCGCGAGATGGCGTTGGGACAGGCGGAGGTCGCCCCGCTGCTCGAGCCCTACCGGCGGCAGATGAACGCGGCGCGACTCATGCTCATCGCCAAGGCCGGCCTGAGCACGGCCATGGCGTATTCCGTCGGGGCCCTCGTGGACGCGGCGCTCGCCGGCGCCCTCCCGTCGGTGATGCTCTGGCTGGGAGCCCTCGCGGCGGTCACGGTCGTCAAGGCCGTGAATCAGCGCTTCTACGCGGTGGTCGCGAGCGGCCTGCGCGAGCGCCTGCGCCGGGACTTCCGCCTCCGGCTCTTCGAGATCCTGCTCCGGATGAAGGACCCGGGAGAGGACGCCGCCCAGCTCGCCTCGCGCCTCTCCGTCGACGTCGGCCGCATCACGACGAAGAACGTCACCATCCCCATCCAGTTCCCGCACCTCGTCATCCAGTTCGCCCTGGCGACCGGCTTCCTCGTCGCCTCGAGCCCCCTGATCGCCGCCATCGCCCTCGTCGCCCTGCCGCTGCTCGGCTGGCTCTCCTGGCGCTACGGACGGCGCTCGGCCGCGCTGCAGGAACGGGCCGCGACCCAGGGAGCCGACACGACGCGCATCGCGGCCGAGCATCTCGCGCGGCTTCCCGCCGACGAGGCGGGCCGGAACGCGGCGGTGGAGAGCTACCGGGAGGGCGTCGACGGCTTCCTGAAGACCATGCTCGACCTCTTCCGCATCTACGCGAACTTCGACGCCCTGCGCGAGGTCCTGCAGGCGGCGTTCACCGACATCCTCACCCTCGGCGTCGGCCTCACGAGCTTCCTGCTCACGGGCGCGCCGACGATCGGGCACGTCATGTCCCTGCGCGGCTATGCGAAGGACCTGCGCGGAGCCGTGGACGGGATCGTGGATGCCTACACCGACGGGAAGGAAGCCGAGGGCGGGACCCGCCGCATCCTCGAGCTCCTGCGCGGAGCGCCGGCGCAGCCGCCCGCCCCGAGCCGCTGA
- a CDS encoding peptidoglycan recognition family protein — translation MRSAVSALLLALLLSVPARAEKEGPAFTYMGFPSFSVPSLDAGKEGEPQLLVEASPAADDFSAVIFHGRLQKTAAVVIEGAVRCGGDWGEWTRAEVEVFRRGRFWGRVEVAGEKGCILGLRVLRPQGPGASILFFEVEGVPLDQAAYDISRPRKVSYLAGEPALPTVAIVARREWGARPAAAPYEPMYPELITVHHTEGELLTDPDDALDEMAVIQRYHQRGRGWNDIGYHYLIDGAGRVYRGRPANVVGAHVGVNNEGNIGVSLMGNFMGKRKPTEAQLAALAVLLRGLTHAYGIEPERILGHRDQMKTSCPGTNLYSRLPDLRKAAAEPVPPPQKGPTLTTSLRLPVLEISFDGSGGGW, via the coding sequence ATGAGGTCCGCCGTCTCGGCGCTCCTGCTGGCGCTCCTGCTCTCCGTTCCCGCGCGCGCGGAGAAGGAGGGACCGGCGTTCACCTACATGGGGTTCCCGTCCTTCTCCGTCCCGTCGCTCGATGCCGGCAAGGAGGGGGAACCCCAGCTCCTCGTCGAAGCCTCTCCCGCGGCCGACGACTTCAGCGCGGTCATCTTCCATGGCCGCCTTCAGAAGACCGCCGCGGTCGTCATCGAGGGCGCGGTCCGCTGCGGGGGGGACTGGGGCGAGTGGACGCGTGCGGAGGTCGAGGTCTTCCGGCGCGGCCGCTTCTGGGGGCGCGTCGAGGTCGCGGGGGAGAAGGGCTGCATCCTCGGACTGCGCGTGCTCCGTCCTCAGGGACCGGGCGCGTCCATACTCTTCTTCGAGGTCGAGGGCGTGCCGCTCGATCAGGCGGCCTACGACATCTCCCGGCCGCGCAAGGTCTCCTATCTTGCCGGGGAGCCGGCACTCCCCACGGTCGCGATCGTGGCCCGCCGCGAGTGGGGCGCGCGTCCCGCGGCCGCGCCCTACGAGCCGATGTATCCCGAGCTCATCACCGTCCACCACACCGAGGGGGAGCTCCTCACCGATCCGGACGACGCGCTCGACGAGATGGCGGTCATCCAGCGCTACCATCAGCGCGGGCGGGGCTGGAACGACATCGGCTATCACTACCTCATCGACGGGGCCGGTCGCGTCTATCGGGGGCGTCCGGCGAACGTGGTCGGCGCCCACGTGGGCGTCAACAACGAGGGGAACATCGGGGTCTCCCTGATGGGGAACTTCATGGGGAAGCGGAAGCCGACCGAGGCCCAGCTGGCTGCGCTCGCCGTGCTCCTGCGCGGGCTCACGCACGCCTACGGCATCGAGCCCGAGCGCATCCTCGGCCACCGCGACCAGATGAAGACCTCCTGCCCGGGCACGAACCTCTACTCCCGCCTCCCCGACCTGCGCAAGGCGGCCGCCGAGCCGGTGCCGCCGCCGCAGAAGGGGCCGACGCTCACGACCTCCCTGCGCCTGCCGGTCCTGGAGATCTCCTTCGACGGCTCCGGGGGGGGCTGGTGA
- a CDS encoding zinc ribbon domain-containing protein → MNAASEGGRFDRLEPSTPPARPPAALPQAPRFGQLEIGEQGPPPEVPAGDVRILCAHCGRPNERQSELCWACGKPVTPLPGAAAAPDKPAPGQPVQLVLDGQTYRSDDPGIPADIRVLIERVRKEGYTPELLGRWREWRATRNSPKPAELPAAAPGPVLRVDGRLYRPGDREVPPELKAVFDYIQIHGVTPELLETLRASGGRVKLRPRDSAVPSDGDLAFWGEASRLEEGGASANPSASAVLILFVLLAGVFAVAALVLR, encoded by the coding sequence GTGAACGCCGCCTCGGAAGGCGGCCGCTTCGACCGGCTCGAGCCGTCCACTCCTCCCGCGCGGCCCCCGGCGGCGCTCCCGCAGGCCCCGCGCTTCGGCCAGCTCGAGATCGGGGAGCAGGGGCCTCCCCCCGAGGTCCCGGCCGGAGACGTCCGGATCCTCTGCGCCCACTGCGGGCGTCCCAATGAGCGGCAGAGCGAACTCTGCTGGGCCTGCGGAAAGCCGGTGACCCCGCTCCCGGGCGCCGCCGCGGCTCCCGACAAGCCGGCGCCCGGCCAGCCCGTCCAGCTCGTCCTCGACGGACAGACCTACCGCTCCGACGATCCGGGGATCCCGGCCGATATCCGCGTGCTCATCGAGCGCGTGCGCAAGGAGGGCTACACCCCCGAGCTCCTCGGACGCTGGCGGGAGTGGCGTGCGACGCGCAACAGCCCGAAGCCGGCGGAGCTCCCCGCCGCCGCCCCGGGACCGGTCCTGCGCGTGGACGGCCGCCTCTACCGCCCCGGCGACCGCGAAGTCCCGCCGGAGCTCAAGGCCGTCTTCGATTACATCCAGATCCACGGGGTGACCCCCGAGCTTCTCGAGACCCTGCGCGCGAGCGGCGGTCGCGTGAAGCTCCGCCCGCGCGACAGCGCGGTTCCCAGCGACGGCGACCTCGCCTTCTGGGGGGAGGCCTCCCGTCTGGAAGAGGGGGGCGCGAGCGCGAACCCTTCGGCCTCGGCCGTCCTCATCCTCTTCGTCCTCCTCGCCGGCGTCTTCGCCGTCGCCGCCCTCGTCCTGCGCTGA